A part of Ziziphus jujuba cultivar Dongzao chromosome 8, ASM3175591v1 genomic DNA contains:
- the LOC125421543 gene encoding uncharacterized protein LOC125421543 codes for MQYPPEPQAHCIKINSDVAVKEETSFIGVVARDHSGKVLELKAAQLHTDIPELAEGYDVLQGLVLAKEKGWKKIWLESDSRNVIFQLENHDSTSAHWLSEGVFADIQSLRNDFQEVQFTWVSREENFLAHFVSQWCLKNNFVGSIPIDSLAGMFPIFVA; via the coding sequence ATGCAATATCCTCCAGAGCCTCAAGCACATTGTATCAAAATTAACTCCGATGTCGCGGTCAAAGAAGAAACCAGCTTCATAGGAGTCGTAGCCAGAGACCACTCGGGCAAGGTTCTAGAATTAAAAGCAGCTCAACTTCACACCGATATTCCGGAGTTAGCAGAAGGTTACGACGTTCTGCAGGGTTTAGTCTTGGCAAAGGAGAAAGGTTGGAAGAAGATTTGGCTTGAATCTGATTCGAGGAATGTAATTTTTCAGCTGGAAAATCATGACTCTACTTCAGCTCACTGGCTATCGGAAGGGGTCTTTGCAGACATCCAGAGTTTAAGAAATGATTTCCAGGAAGTCCAGTTTACTTGGGTCTCTAGAGAAGAAAACTTTCTCGCTCATTTTGTTAGCCAATGGTGTCTTAAAAATAACTTTGTTGGGTCAATTCCCATTGATTCCCTTGCAGGAATGTTTCCTATTTTTGTTGCCTAG
- the LOC125421652 gene encoding 7-deoxyloganetic acid glucosyl transferase: MEHQVSHRPPPRVLVFPLPAQGPVNSMLKLAELLALEGLYVTFLNTHFTHNRLLLHTDMQARFETYPGFLFKTISDGLPDDHPRSGDTIMEVIHSINSESKSIFKQLLLSNELGTSEGNPLVSCIIVDGIFGGFTTDIANELHIPIIHFRTFGACCIWVNMNIPNVIEAGELPVRGEEDMDRLIKNVPAMESFLRFRDLPSFCRASDLTDPNLQVFVQQTLHSPRAQAIILNTFEDLEGPILSRIRTLCPNIYSIGPLHMQLKRRLASKESSFQSFNSLFEVDRSCMTWLDAQPPKTVIYISFGSITVMKINQLIEFWYGLVNSNIRFLWVARLDLVAGDGNHAQIPPELLEKTKDRGFIVGWAPQEEVLAHPAVGGFLTHSGWNSILESIVAAVPMICWPYFADQQVNSRFVSEVWKLGMDMKDVCDRKIIEKMLNDLMVERNEEFSKAANKMGRLARQSVHKGGSSYHNLDRLIEDIRLTSSGRFGRQVDIQINK; the protein is encoded by the exons ATGGAACATCAAGTCTCACATCGCCCTCCTCCTCGCGTTCTTGTTTTTCCACTCCCTGCACAAGGCCCTGTCAACTCCATGCTCAAGCTAGCAGAGCTTCTTGCCCTCGAAGGCCTTTATGTCACTTTCCTCAACACCCACTTCACCCACAATCGTCTTCTCCTTCACACCGACATGCAAGCTCGTTTCGAAACCTACCCCGGCTTCCTATTCAAGACCATCTCCGATGGCCTTCCAGACGATCACCCCCGCTCGGGTGACACAATAATGGAGGTTATTCACTCAATCAATAGCGAAAGCAAGTCAATTTTCAAACAGTTGCTGCTATCAAATGAATTGGGTACTTCAGAAGGTAACCCTTTAGTGAGTTGCATAATTGTGGATGGAATTTTTGGTGGTTTTACCACTGATATTGCCAATGAGCTTCACATTCCAATTATCCATTTTCGTACATTCGGAGCTTGCTGCATCTGGGTTAATATGAACATTCCTAATGTCATTGAAGCCGGAGAGCTTCCTGTTAGAG GAGAAGAAGACATGGATAGACTAATAAAGAATGTGCCAGCCATGGAAAGCTTTCTACGGTTCCGAGACCTTCCAAGTTTCTGCCGAGCTAGTGACCTAACAGATCCAAATCTCCAAGTTTTTGTGCAACAGACACTCCATAGCCCAAGAGCCCAAGCAATCATCCTCAACACGTTTGAAGATCTAGAAGGACCAATACTCTCACGCATACGAACTCTATGTCCCAATATTTACTCCATTGGACCTCTCCACATGCAGCTTAAACGAAGACTCGCCAGCAAGGAATCCTCATTTCAATCTTTCAATAGTCTCTTTGAAGTAGACAGAAGCTGCATGACATGGCTTGATGCTCAGCCTCCAAAGACTGTAATCTACATCAGTTTTGGTAGCATTACTGTCATGAAAATAAATCAGCTTATTGAGTTTTGGTATGGTTTGGTGAATAGCAACATAAGGTTCTTGTGGGTTGCTCGCCTGGACTTGGTTGCCGGAGATGGCAACCATGCTCAAATCCCACCCGAACTCTTGGAAAAGACAAAGGATAGAGGGTTCATAGTAGGTTGGGCACCCCAAGAAGAGGTCCTTGCCCACCCAGCTGTAGGTGGGTTTTTGACACACAGTGGATGGAATTCAATTTTAGAGAGTATAGTTGCTGCGGTGCCTATGATATGCTGGCCTTACTTTGCTGATCAGCAGGTGAATAGTAGATTCGTGAGTGAGGTATGGAAGCTTGGGATGGACATGAAAGATGTATGTGATAGAAAAATTATAGAGAAAATGTTGAATGATCTGATGGTGGAAAGAAACGAGGAGTTTTCAAAAGCTGCAAACAAGATGGGTCGATTGGCAAGACAAAGTGTGCATAAAGGTGGATCATCCTACCATAATTTGGACCGCTTGATTGAGGATATAAGATTGACAAGCAGTGGAAGATTCGGTAGACAAGttgatattcagataaataaataa